A stretch of the Corvus moneduloides isolate bCorMon1 chromosome 8, bCorMon1.pri, whole genome shotgun sequence genome encodes the following:
- the AIFM2 gene encoding apoptosis-inducing factor 2 has translation MGSRLSLDDSVRVVVVGGGFGGTAAASLLKSWAVPFVLVDVRNAFHHNVAALRAAVESGFAKKTFISYSVTFGDSFRQGKVVGIDPGRQQVLFSDGKELHYSHLILATGSDGPFPGKFNQVIDMESAIQTYEDMVKEIEKSQRILVVGGGAAGVEMAAEIKTEYPDKEVILIHSKTALADVELLASVRQEVKEILLRKGVRLLLSEKVSDVENLRPNQFQKDMVVRTEKGTEVVVDMVVLCTGIKINSSAYAAAFGDKMASNGALKVNKHLQLEGYENIYAIGDCADLKEPKMAYHAGLHANIVVTNIINSLTQKPLKTYKPGSLTFLLSMGRNDGVGQVNGCYVGHLLVTIAKSRDLFISKSWKTMGQTMPS, from the exons ATGGGCTCCCGCCTGTCCCTGGACGACTCCGTGCGGGTCGTGGTGGTCGGGGGCGGCTTCGGAGGGACGGCGGCCGCCAGCCTGCTCAAGTCCTGGGCCGTCCCCTTCGTCCTGGTGGACGTGAGAAATGCTTTCCATCACAACGTGGCCGCCCTCCGGGCCGCCGTGGAGAGCG GATTTGCCAAGAAGACTTTCATCTCCTACTCGGTCACCTTTGGGGACAGCTTCCGACAAGGCAAGGTCGTGGGCATAGACCCTGGGAGGCAACAAGTCTTGTTCAGTGATGGCAAG GAGCTTCACTACTCCCATCTCATTCTTGCAACAGGCAGTGATGGGCCATTCCCTGGGAAGTTCAACCAAGTCATTGACATGGAAAGTGCCATCCAGACCTATGAAGACATGGTTAAAGAG ATTGAGAAATCTCAGCGCATTCTGGTAGTGGgaggtggtgctgctggagtgGAGATGGCTGCCGAGATCAAAACAGAGTACCCAGACAAAGAG GTCATCCTCATTCACTCAAAAACTGCACTGGCTGATGTGGAGCTGCTAGCCAGTGTCCGTCAGGAGGTGAAAGAGATTCTCCTCAGGAAAGGAGTCCGGCTGCTGTTAA GTGAAAAGGTCAGTGACGTGGAGAACCTCAGACCAAACCAGTTCCAGAAAGACATGGTAGTAAGGACAGAGAAGGGCACTGAGGTGGTTGTTGACATGGTGGTGCTGTGCACCGGGATAAAGATTAACTCTTCTGCATATGCTGCTGCATTTG GTGACAAAATGGCAAGTAATGGTGCTTTGAAAGTTAACAAGCACCTCCAGCTGGAAGGCTATGAGAACATCTATGCCATTGGCGACTGTGCAGATCTCAAAGAGCCCAAGATGGCCTACCATGCTGGGCTCCACGCCAACATCGTGGTGACAAATATCATCAACAGCCTGACACAGAAGCCTCTTAAAACCTACAAGCCAG GGTCACTAACCTTCCTGCTTTCCATGGGCAGGAATGATGGTGTAGGCCAGGTGAATGGTTGCTATGTGGGACATCTCCTGGTGACCATTGCCAAGAGCCGGGATCTGTTCATCTCCAAGAGCTGGAAGACGATGGGACAGACAATGCCCTCTTAA